GAAGATATCCCGGTTCTACCATCATTTACCACATCTATCAATGCATTTCCAATAGTGAATTTGTTTCCGGTATATAAACCAAAAGCATTATCGAATCTTTCAGTTATTGAATCGTCAGAACTCAAAATATTATGGGCTCTGTTTTCTTGGTACATGTACTTTAGATTACCACTGTGATCTGCATCGTCATGAGATATGAAAACAAGGTCAACTGATGGGACTCCGTTTTTTATTAAGTATGGTTTTAAAATATATTCGTATACCCTGTCTGAACCGTCATAATGACCGCCTGTGTCTATCATGGCTGAATGAGCTTTAGTTCTTATGAGAGCTGCATCCCCCTGTCCTATATCTATAAAATCTATATAGAGAGGATCCAGGATGATATTTGTAATACTAAACGCCATTAATAAAGATATAAAAACTTTGATTATATTAGATTTAAATCCATAACTCAGATTTCTAAATTCATACCTTCTTGTAAATATTAAAATCATCAAAATATATAATGCAATTAACTCTAAGCCCGGGGACGCCATTTTAAGATTAGTAAACTCGATAAAGTCCATAGACTTTATTATTGATTCAATTATACCAATGATGGTATCTATAAAATTCCCGAGGATAAATGATAGCGTGGTTGAGATTAAAGATACTAGCAGTTTAATAAATACCGAGACCAGAGCAATAGTAAAAAGTGGGACTACTAATAAATTGGCAAGCAGCGTCAACAAATTGAATTCATTGTAATAGAATATTATGAGCGGGAATAGTGCCAAGTTTATGATTATGAGCATTTTAAAGCTCGTCATAATTTCAAAATCCGCTGTATCTATTATATTGAAATCAGGATAGAAATATATAATAGCTATCATTGCCATAATTGACATTAGAAGTCCAATATCCAGTACTCTATATGGATTTAAAAGGACTATAAAAAAAACTGCAAAGGCCAGTGATTTTCTTGGATTATAGCCCTTATGCAGTATGGAAGCCGACATTCCTATACTTATCATTAAAAAACTTCTTATTGCAGAAGCCTTATAGGCTATAATATGTAAGTAAATCGCTAAGATGGCCAGAGTTATTATCAGTGAATAGTTTCTTTTTATCCCTATAAGTCTGAATATACTTAAAATAAATACACAAATAATTCCCATATGCAAACCGCTGATTGCCAATAAATGAGATAATCCGAGTTTCCTAAAAGACTTAACACTGCCTCCCTCATCTGTGTTTTTACCGAGTACTACGCCCGTCATAAGATTTGAAGCTTCTTCTGACATGCCAAGAGGTAGATTGCTTGATATAAAATCTTCTGCACTTCTCCTGATTCTAAGTCCTATGCTTGGCTCTATATCGAGCTTCTTTATGTCTTTCTCATCTACACTTATACCGGTCGAAATTCTCCTTACTTTTAAATAATCTCTGTAGCTGAAAAGCTTTGGGTTCCCCGATTCAGCTATTGTCCTAATTTTTCCAAATGCCTTTATTGTGGTTCCTATCTCTAGCTTGGATTCGCCTTTAAGGTACAATAAACATCTTTCATTAACTTTTCTGTCACCCACATATGATATTTTTATATAATAGGAGGAGTATTCATCTTCGGTTTTTATCACTTCTTCTATGGTTCCAATTATATCAACTGTCTTTTTATCATAGTCTTCAAGTATAGAGCTGTTCTCGGACAGATTCATAATTAGGAGTCCCAGTGAAAATGAAACAGCGAAAAACAGTAATAATTCACTTCTGGAATAAAGAAATAATGCCGCACATGCGAAGAGTATTGCGATAAGCCATATGTAATTGAT
The sequence above is a segment of the Peptoniphilaceae bacterium AMB_02 genome. Coding sequences within it:
- a CDS encoding DNA internalization-related competence protein ComEC/Rec2, with the protein product MKRFMEISAIGIFLGSLTSYYLEINYIWLIAILFACAALFLYSRSELLLFFAVSFSLGLLIMNLSENSSILEDYDKKTVDIIGTIEEVIKTEDEYSSYYIKISYVGDRKVNERCLLYLKGESKLEIGTTIKAFGKIRTIAESGNPKLFSYRDYLKVRRISTGISVDEKDIKKLDIEPSIGLRIRRSAEDFISSNLPLGMSEEASNLMTGVVLGKNTDEGGSVKSFRKLGLSHLLAISGLHMGIICVFILSIFRLIGIKRNYSLIITLAILAIYLHIIAYKASAIRSFLMISIGMSASILHKGYNPRKSLAFAVFFIVLLNPYRVLDIGLLMSIMAMIAIIYFYPDFNIIDTADFEIMTSFKMLIIINLALFPLIIFYYNEFNLLTLLANLLVVPLFTIALVSVFIKLLVSLISTTLSFILGNFIDTIIGIIESIIKSMDFIEFTNLKMASPGLELIALYILMILIFTRRYEFRNLSYGFKSNIIKVFISLLMAFSITNIILDPLYIDFIDIGQGDAALIRTKAHSAMIDTGGHYDGSDRVYEYILKPYLIKNGVPSVDLVFISHDDADHSGNLKYMYQENRAHNILSSDDSITERFDNAFGLYTGNKFTIGNALIDVVNDGRTGISSNNRSNVLKLSHHHLSILFTGDIESESESKLVKHDIKADILKVAHHGSDTSSARDFLKKVSASNAIISVGRDNPYNHPSKAVLNDLTDLKSRIYRTDEDGRIRIISTRMGYQIENHLPRKKTAVDYLTEPSLYLGLLYFYTLTNYFCTSFKFEKWRKL